A genomic window from Vitis riparia cultivar Riparia Gloire de Montpellier isolate 1030 chromosome 16, EGFV_Vit.rip_1.0, whole genome shotgun sequence includes:
- the LOC117934049 gene encoding putative germin-like protein 2-1 — MKKMVANTLAYIALFAMAFSLAYASDPSPLQDFCVAVNDTNAAVFVNGKFCQDPKLATPNDFSFSGLRLPGNTSNQLGSMVTLASVAEIPGLNTLGVSLARVDYAPYGLNPPHTHPRASEILTVLEGTLYVGFVTSNPDNRLISKVLYKGDLFVFPQGLIHFQLNVGTTNAVAIASLSSQNPGVITIARAVFGSKPAISVDVLTKAFQLDKDVVANLQSKFWTDNHIY, encoded by the exons AAGATGGTAGCTAATACCCTTGCATACATTGCACTCTTCGCTATGGCATTTTCTCTTGCCTATGCCTCCGATCCCAGTCCTCTTCAGGACTTCTGTGTAGCTGTTAACGATACAAATGCTGCTG TGTTTGTGAATGGGAAATTCTGCCAAGATCCAAAGCTTGCGACCCCAAATGATTTCTCCTTTTCAGGGCTTCGTCTTCCAGGAAATACATCAAACCAACTTGGGTCCATGGTCACACTAGCAAGCGTGGCAGAGATACCTGGACTCAACACCCTTGGCGTTTCCCTGGCTCGGGTTGACTATGCGCCATATGGTCTCAACCCTCCCCACACCCACCCTCGTGCCTCAGAGATCCTCACTGTCTTGGAGGGGACACTTTATGTGGGCTTTGTCACCTCTAATCCTGACAACCGCCTCATCTCCAAGGTCCTTTACAAAGGAGACCTTTTCGTCTTCCCACAAGGTCTCATTCACTTCCAGCTCAATGTGGGAACAACAAACGCAGTGGCCATTGCTTCATTGAGTAGTCAGAACCCAGGCGTGATCACTATTGCACGTGCAGTGTTTGGATCAAAGCCAGCAATATCAGTTGATGTTCTGACAAAGGCCTTCCAACTGGACAAGGATGTGGTTGCCAATCTTCAATCCAAATTCTGGACTGACAACCACATCTATTAG